A window from Trinickia violacea encodes these proteins:
- a CDS encoding efflux RND transporter periplasmic adaptor subunit has product MTEKTHASLAIPARETVDGHQLPPRTREWKRAKIAIVIVLLLLAIGALRTVVSNIINNRTVAAVTVQNAKQYVNVVVPKQTDGGGDTLLPGTLRGFVESPIYARANGYLLHWYVDIGAHVKQGQLLADLDTPEIDQELAQAVAQRDQTNVSLGLAKTSYERWQQLRQRDAVSQQELDERQSAYNQDVANLAAANANVQRLQQLESFKRIVAPFTGVITQRNVDVGDLIDAGSGTSRALFALAQADPLRVYVQMPQAYSQNVKVGMQVVVTQAELAGQPFHGTITHIAGAIDVPTRSLQLEVTLPNPDGKLRPGAYVQVAVPSTEHARLLVPDNALLFRAEGPRLAVVDANGEVHLRKIVIAQDLGQNLEIESGIEPTDKVIVNPSDSISDGDHVTIAPASTDKELS; this is encoded by the coding sequence ATGACAGAAAAAACGCATGCATCCCTTGCGATTCCCGCACGAGAAACGGTGGACGGCCATCAGCTGCCGCCGCGCACCCGGGAGTGGAAGCGCGCGAAGATCGCGATCGTCATCGTGCTGCTCTTGCTCGCGATCGGCGCGCTGCGCACGGTGGTCTCGAACATCATCAACAACCGCACGGTCGCGGCCGTCACGGTGCAGAACGCGAAGCAGTACGTGAACGTCGTGGTGCCGAAGCAGACCGACGGCGGCGGCGATACGCTGCTGCCGGGCACGTTGCGCGGCTTTGTCGAGTCGCCAATTTATGCGCGCGCAAACGGTTATCTGCTGCACTGGTATGTGGATATCGGCGCGCACGTGAAGCAAGGGCAGTTGCTCGCGGACCTCGACACCCCTGAAATCGATCAGGAACTCGCGCAAGCCGTCGCACAGCGCGACCAGACGAACGTCAGCCTCGGCCTCGCGAAAACATCGTACGAACGCTGGCAGCAATTGCGCCAGCGCGACGCGGTTTCGCAACAGGAGCTCGACGAGCGGCAGAGCGCATACAACCAGGACGTCGCGAATCTCGCCGCGGCAAACGCCAACGTGCAACGTCTGCAGCAGCTCGAGTCGTTCAAGCGGATCGTCGCGCCGTTCACGGGCGTGATCACGCAGCGCAACGTCGATGTCGGCGACCTGATCGACGCGGGCAGCGGCACGAGCCGCGCGCTGTTCGCGCTCGCGCAGGCGGACCCGCTGCGCGTGTACGTGCAGATGCCGCAGGCGTACTCGCAGAACGTGAAGGTCGGCATGCAGGTGGTGGTGACGCAAGCCGAGCTGGCAGGCCAGCCATTCCACGGGACGATCACGCACATTGCCGGCGCGATCGACGTGCCGACCCGTTCGCTGCAGCTCGAAGTGACGCTGCCGAATCCGGACGGCAAGCTGCGCCCGGGCGCCTATGTGCAGGTGGCGGTGCCGTCGACCGAGCACGCGCGGCTGCTCGTGCCGGATAACGCGCTCTTGTTCCGTGCCGAAGGGCCGCGTCTGGCGGTCGTCGATGCGAACGGCGAGGTGCATCTGCGCAAGATCGTGATCGCGCAGGACCTGGGACAGAACCTCGAAATCGAAAGCGGCATCGAGCCGACCGACAAGGTGATCGTGAACCCGAGCGATTCGATCTCGGACGGCGACCACGTGACGATCGCGCCCGCTTCGACCGACAAGGAGCTGTCGTGA
- a CDS encoding HPP family protein, translated as MSRSALARWFVSFTPSPVSVRWQERLRSCIGALIGIAVTGISMHVLLGPDTRIPLLVAPMGASAVLLFAVPASPLAQPWSIIGGNLVSATVGVACAGWLADPVSAAALAVALAISAMFALRCVHPPSGAVALTAVLGGPAVHALGFRFVLEPIAIQSAALLASALVYHAVTGHRYPHAGRQHADDKGAGNAGAVRPGAANTGITRAELEALVKRRGELLDIDHDDLESLLHEAQMLAYARSASELTCADVMSRNVVSVSRGTRAAAAWSLLRRHQVKALPVTDDTQHVVGIVTRANLVEKRAFGLPSRPKLPLVRWFKRSTVPAPVVGELMTTAVCTVNVGTPISELIPIFANSGHHHIPVLDTYQRLAGMITQADLISGLYRQEQAKARRAA; from the coding sequence TTGTCCCGCTCCGCCCTCGCTCGCTGGTTCGTCAGCTTCACTCCCAGTCCGGTTTCCGTCCGATGGCAGGAGCGCCTGCGCTCCTGTATCGGCGCGCTGATCGGCATCGCCGTGACCGGCATCTCCATGCATGTCCTGCTCGGGCCCGACACGCGCATTCCCTTGCTGGTGGCGCCGATGGGCGCTTCAGCCGTGCTGCTGTTCGCCGTGCCGGCGAGCCCGCTCGCGCAACCGTGGTCGATCATCGGCGGCAATCTCGTCTCCGCCACGGTGGGCGTCGCTTGCGCGGGTTGGCTTGCCGACCCCGTGTCCGCCGCCGCCTTGGCCGTCGCGCTGGCGATTAGTGCGATGTTTGCGCTGCGCTGCGTGCATCCGCCCTCGGGCGCAGTCGCGCTGACCGCCGTGCTCGGCGGCCCGGCCGTGCATGCGCTCGGCTTTCGCTTCGTGCTCGAGCCGATCGCCATCCAATCGGCCGCGCTGTTGGCATCCGCCCTCGTCTATCACGCCGTCACGGGGCACCGCTATCCGCACGCGGGGCGCCAGCATGCCGACGATAAAGGGGCCGGTAATGCGGGGGCCGTCCGTCCGGGAGCCGCCAATACCGGCATCACGCGCGCCGAGCTGGAAGCCCTCGTGAAGCGGCGCGGCGAGCTGCTCGACATCGATCACGACGACCTGGAATCGCTGCTGCACGAGGCGCAAATGCTCGCCTACGCGCGCAGCGCGAGCGAGCTGACCTGCGCCGACGTGATGTCGCGCAATGTGGTGTCCGTCTCGCGCGGCACGCGGGCTGCGGCGGCGTGGAGCCTGCTCAGGCGTCATCAAGTGAAGGCGCTGCCCGTCACCGACGATACGCAGCACGTCGTCGGCATCGTGACGCGCGCGAACCTCGTCGAGAAACGCGCGTTCGGCCTCCCGTCGCGACCGAAGCTGCCGCTCGTGCGCTGGTTCAAGCGCAGCACGGTCCCGGCACCCGTAGTCGGCGAGCTGATGACCACGGCGGTCTGCACCGTCAATGTCGGCACGCCCATCTCCGAACTGATTCCGATCTTCGCGAACTCCGGGCATCATCACATTCCGGTACTCGACACCTATCAGCGTCTGGCTGGGATGATCACGCAAGCGGATTTGATCTCGGGTCTTTATCGCCAGGAGCAAGCCAAGGCGCGGCGCGCCGCCTGA
- a CDS encoding MarR family winged helix-turn-helix transcriptional regulator yields MKAPTRNGLDKADFEQLSEFRYQMRRFERFSEQAAQSEGITPLQYLLLLHVKGYPGREWATIGELAERLQAQHHGVVALVSRCEALDLVRRKVSEADRRQVEVHLQKTGEKLLSRLAELHRAELKSLEGAFKVPQIDY; encoded by the coding sequence ATGAAAGCGCCCACCCGCAACGGTCTCGACAAAGCGGATTTCGAACAGCTATCCGAATTCCGCTATCAAATGCGCCGCTTCGAGCGCTTTTCCGAGCAAGCCGCGCAGAGCGAAGGCATTACGCCTTTGCAGTATCTGCTGCTGTTGCACGTGAAGGGCTACCCCGGCCGCGAGTGGGCCACCATCGGCGAGCTCGCGGAACGCCTGCAAGCGCAGCATCACGGCGTCGTGGCGCTGGTGTCGCGCTGCGAGGCGCTCGATCTCGTCAGGCGCAAGGTCAGCGAAGCCGACCGCCGCCAAGTCGAAGTTCATCTGCAAAAAACCGGCGAGAAATTGCTTTCTCGACTCGCCGAACTGCATCGCGCCGAATTGAAGTCGCTCGAAGGCGCATTCAAGGTTCCTCAAATCGATTATTGA
- a CDS encoding heavy metal response regulator transcription factor: MKLLIVEDEHKVVDYLRSGLTEQGWVVDVAMDGEEGTHLAIEFDYDVIVLDVMLPKRDGFSVLKSLRAHKPTPVIMLTARDQINDRVRGLREGADDYLTKPFSFLELVERLHALARRTRSQESTLISVGDLYVDLIGRRASRDGVRLDLTAKEFQLLSVLARRQGDILSKTAITELVWDVNFDSHTNVVETAIKRLRAKLDGPFPTKLLHTVRGMGYVLEVREEAET, translated from the coding sequence ATGAAATTACTGATCGTGGAAGACGAGCACAAGGTCGTCGATTACCTGCGCTCCGGTTTGACCGAGCAGGGCTGGGTGGTGGATGTCGCGATGGATGGCGAAGAGGGCACGCATCTCGCGATCGAGTTCGACTATGACGTCATCGTGCTCGACGTGATGCTGCCCAAGCGCGACGGTTTCTCCGTGCTGAAATCGTTGCGCGCACACAAGCCGACGCCGGTCATCATGCTGACCGCGCGCGATCAGATCAACGACCGCGTGCGCGGCCTGCGCGAAGGGGCGGACGACTATCTGACCAAGCCGTTCTCGTTCCTCGAACTGGTCGAGCGTCTGCATGCGCTCGCGCGGCGCACGCGCTCGCAGGAATCGACGCTGATCTCAGTGGGCGATTTGTATGTCGATCTGATCGGCCGCCGCGCGAGCCGCGATGGCGTGCGGCTCGATCTGACCGCCAAGGAATTTCAGTTGCTCTCGGTGCTCGCGCGCCGGCAGGGCGATATTCTGTCGAAGACGGCGATCACCGAGCTCGTCTGGGACGTGAATTTCGACAGCCACACCAACGTCGTCGAAACGGCCATCAAGCGCCTGCGCGCGAAGCTCGACGGCCCGTTCCCGACCAAGCTGCTGCACACGGTGCGCGGCATGGGCTACGTGTTGGAAGTGCGCGAAGAGGCAGAGACGTGA
- a CDS encoding efflux transporter outer membrane subunit, translating to MRARRFVAPRLPHLPRVPHLPVRPPLGAVAALCAVTLAACTVGPDYKAPQTEAPEAWRTDSYWRVATPSHAPLALDWWQMYGDSTLNDLETQALAQNQTLAAAVAHYEQAKATLKFTSAQQIPEVDLSGQADRLKISRNRPVSSYTVPNQSTVQNQLQLGPSINYDTDLFGRIRREVEGAKASAEQSRDDLANARLVLTTDLATDYYSLRELDAEIDVLNQSVVLQQKALDYVNSEHELGSVSGLDVAQQQSELDSTKVQATLLINTRAQFEHAIAALVGVPAPQFSIEPKVLAMTVPAIPLGVPSDLMQRRPDIASAERSMAAANAQIGVQKAAFFPSLTLTPGIGWESTNFASLLSAPSLFWTIGGTVGQVLFDGGRRAANVKFASEGYQAAEATYRQTVLNAFQQVQDGVTGLSVLDDASKQSHAAVGDAQKLLQLANDRYSGGLVAYLNVIDAQQSLLTSERQDVQIHGQQMTLSVALVKALGGGWDVKAPDAGNPSQAAKPDEAQRTAALPQN from the coding sequence ATGCGCGCACGCCGCTTCGTGGCACCGCGATTGCCGCATTTGCCGCGTGTGCCGCATTTGCCTGTTAGGCCGCCGCTCGGCGCGGTCGCGGCGTTGTGCGCGGTGACGCTCGCGGCCTGCACGGTCGGGCCCGATTACAAGGCGCCGCAGACCGAGGCGCCTGAAGCGTGGCGCACCGATTCGTACTGGCGCGTCGCCACGCCGTCGCATGCGCCGCTCGCGCTCGACTGGTGGCAGATGTACGGCGACTCGACGCTCAACGACCTCGAAACGCAAGCGCTCGCGCAGAACCAGACGCTCGCCGCGGCGGTCGCGCACTACGAGCAGGCGAAGGCGACGCTCAAGTTCACGTCGGCGCAGCAGATTCCCGAAGTCGATTTGTCGGGGCAGGCCGATCGCCTGAAGATCTCGCGCAACCGCCCGGTGAGCTCCTACACGGTGCCGAATCAGTCGACGGTGCAGAACCAGCTCCAGCTCGGCCCGTCGATCAACTACGACACCGATTTGTTCGGCCGCATCCGGCGCGAAGTCGAGGGCGCGAAAGCGTCGGCCGAGCAGTCGCGCGACGATCTCGCGAACGCGCGCCTCGTGCTCACGACTGACCTCGCCACCGACTACTACTCGCTGCGCGAACTCGATGCCGAAATCGACGTGCTGAACCAATCGGTGGTGCTGCAGCAAAAGGCGCTCGACTACGTCAATTCGGAGCATGAGTTGGGCTCGGTGTCCGGGCTCGATGTCGCGCAGCAGCAATCGGAGCTCGATTCGACGAAGGTTCAGGCGACGCTGCTCATCAACACGCGCGCGCAGTTCGAACACGCGATTGCGGCGCTCGTCGGCGTGCCGGCGCCGCAGTTCTCGATCGAACCGAAGGTGCTGGCGATGACGGTGCCCGCGATTCCGCTCGGCGTGCCGAGCGATCTGATGCAGCGGCGTCCTGACATTGCGTCTGCGGAACGCTCGATGGCGGCGGCGAATGCGCAGATCGGCGTGCAGAAAGCGGCGTTTTTCCCGAGCCTGACGCTGACGCCGGGCATCGGCTGGGAGAGCACGAATTTCGCGAGCCTGCTGAGCGCTCCGAGCCTGTTCTGGACCATCGGCGGCACGGTCGGCCAGGTGCTGTTCGACGGCGGGCGGCGCGCGGCGAACGTGAAGTTCGCGAGCGAGGGCTATCAGGCGGCGGAGGCGACGTATCGCCAGACGGTGTTGAATGCGTTCCAGCAGGTGCAGGACGGCGTGACCGGCTTGTCGGTGCTCGACGATGCGTCGAAGCAATCGCATGCTGCCGTGGGCGATGCACAGAAGCTGCTGCAGCTCGCGAACGATCGCTATTCCGGCGGCCTCGTCGCGTATCTGAACGTGATCGACGCGCAGCAGTCGCTTTTGACGAGCGAGCGCCAGGACGTGCAGATTCACGGGCAGCAAATGACGCTTTCGGTGGCGCTCGTCAAGGCGCTCGGCGGCGGGTGGGACGTGAAGGCGCCCGACGCCGGGAATCCTTCGCAGGCGGCGAAGCCGGATGAAGCGCAACGCACGGCGGCGCTTCCGCAGAATTAA
- a CDS encoding heavy metal sensor histidine kinase: MNPSIARRLAMMFALVALFVFALVGTCLYLVLRTQLHNHLRESLDDRREIAQLIVTHSVTPEKWKMAREKLADMTPRDGSTQYSVTSSDPHFHYGHPVTGTELSEWIPGYKKIRPAGHGAADMLVNTTTIPASGVRPDVQLQVAASCLPNTRTLRVFGFALTALVGLGTLGVLLLSHWVAKLGLAPLTRLTRDAQAVSPNNRSQRLDARSLPHELNDLANSFNGALERLDVAYGRLESFNADVAHELRTPVTILIGQTEVALTARNRSIEDLRHTLQSNLEEFERMRGIINDMLFLARADQGERATGLVEVSLAAEVGRTLDYLEMPFDEAQVRAVSHGDARAPVNTSLFGRACTNLLMNALQHCTDGMTVTVTLARHNEHVHISVANPGEPIDPAALSHLFDRFYRVEASRTNSRENHGLGLAIVKAVAEMHGGTVYAASAGGINTFGFSVAAGSAEPREPEREKREISVPRAAPSAAVELAATATNARRLGARSGR, translated from the coding sequence ATGAACCCTTCGATCGCGCGGCGGCTGGCGATGATGTTCGCGCTCGTCGCGCTCTTTGTGTTCGCGCTCGTCGGCACCTGCCTCTACCTCGTGCTGCGTACGCAACTCCATAACCACCTGCGCGAATCGCTCGACGATCGCCGCGAGATCGCGCAGCTCATCGTCACGCATTCGGTGACGCCAGAAAAATGGAAGATGGCGCGCGAAAAGCTCGCGGACATGACGCCGCGCGACGGCAGCACGCAGTATTCGGTGACGAGCTCCGATCCGCATTTCCACTACGGGCATCCGGTCACCGGGACTGAATTGTCGGAATGGATTCCCGGCTATAAGAAGATACGCCCTGCGGGCCACGGCGCAGCGGACATGCTCGTCAACACGACGACGATTCCGGCGAGCGGCGTGCGTCCGGACGTGCAACTGCAAGTCGCCGCGTCCTGCTTGCCGAACACACGGACGCTGCGCGTCTTCGGCTTCGCATTGACCGCGCTGGTCGGGCTCGGCACGCTCGGAGTGCTGTTGCTGAGCCACTGGGTGGCGAAGCTCGGGCTCGCGCCGCTCACGCGCCTGACGCGCGATGCGCAGGCCGTCAGCCCGAACAACCGCTCGCAGCGGCTCGATGCGCGCTCGCTGCCGCATGAATTGAACGATCTCGCGAACTCGTTCAACGGCGCGCTGGAACGGCTCGATGTCGCGTATGGGCGGCTGGAATCGTTCAACGCCGACGTCGCGCACGAATTGCGCACACCGGTCACGATCCTGATCGGCCAGACCGAAGTCGCACTGACCGCGCGCAATCGCTCGATCGAAGATTTGCGGCATACGCTGCAATCGAATCTCGAAGAGTTCGAGCGCATGCGCGGCATCATCAACGACATGCTGTTCCTCGCGCGCGCCGATCAGGGCGAGCGGGCGACGGGGCTCGTCGAGGTGTCGCTGGCGGCGGAGGTGGGGCGCACGCTCGACTATCTCGAGATGCCGTTCGACGAGGCGCAGGTGCGGGCCGTATCGCACGGCGACGCGCGGGCGCCCGTCAATACGTCGCTGTTTGGGCGCGCCTGCACGAATCTGCTCATGAACGCACTTCAGCACTGCACGGATGGCATGACCGTGACGGTGACGCTCGCGCGGCACAACGAGCATGTGCACATCTCGGTGGCGAACCCCGGCGAGCCGATCGATCCGGCGGCGTTGAGCCATTTGTTCGACCGCTTCTACCGTGTCGAGGCGTCGCGGACCAACAGCCGCGAGAACCACGGGCTCGGGCTCGCGATCGTGAAGGCGGTCGCCGAGATGCACGGCGGCACGGTGTACGCGGCGAGCGCAGGCGGGATCAATACGTTCGGCTTTTCGGTGGCGGCGGGAAGTGCGGAGCCGCGCGAGCCGGAACGCGAGAAGAGGGAGATCTCGGTGCCGAGGGCAGCGCCGAGCGCGGCGGTCGAGTTGGCTGCGACCGCTACGAACGCGCGCAGACTTGGCGCGCGCTCGGGGCGCTGA
- a CDS encoding pyrimidine/purine nucleoside phosphorylase, giving the protein MTSATQFDNVSVLKLSNTYFDGKCVSHTVLFGDGSRKTLGVIFPSTLKFSTQAPERMDVTRGRCRIRLTDESEWREYGAGQSFDVPGNSSFDIEVVETLDYVCHYG; this is encoded by the coding sequence ATGACCAGCGCAACGCAATTCGACAACGTGTCGGTCCTCAAGCTCTCGAACACGTACTTCGACGGCAAGTGTGTGTCTCACACGGTACTGTTCGGCGACGGCAGCCGCAAAACGCTAGGGGTGATTTTCCCCTCGACGCTGAAATTTTCGACGCAAGCGCCGGAGAGAATGGACGTGACGCGCGGACGTTGCCGCATTCGTCTGACGGATGAGAGCGAATGGCGTGAATATGGCGCCGGCCAATCGTTCGACGTGCCGGGCAACAGCAGCTTCGATATCGAAGTCGTCGAGACGCTCGATTACGTCTGCCACTACGGTTGA
- a CDS encoding efflux RND transporter permease subunit: protein MWIVNVALKRPYTFIVMAILILLATPFVLMTTPVDILPDINIPVVSIIWNYTGLSAEDMANRITSVNERSLTTTVNDIEHIESQSLPGIAIIKIFLQPTANIQTAIAQTVAIEQAQLKQMPPGATPPLVISYSASSIPVIQLGLSSPKESEQQLNDTALNFLRPQLITIPGAAVPYPYGGKSRLISVDLDTRALLAKGLTPIDVVNAVNAQNLILPTGTAKIGAKEYTIDMNGSPATVAGLNDIPVRTVNGATTYLREVAHVRDGFSPQTNVVRQDGHRGVLISILKNGSGASTLSIVGALRDLLPGAKAALPPDLNITPLFDQSVFVKASIAGVIREALIAAALTAAMILLFLGNWRSTCIIAISIPLSILSSLLALHALGQTINIMTLGGLALAVGILVDDATVTIENIERHLHMGTNLHDAILEGAGEIAIPALVSTLCICIVFVPMFFLTGVARYLFVPLAEAVVFAMLASYILSRTLVPTLALLLMGHAHKPKDGTKPNVFMRLYHRFDQRFETMRAAYIVILSTLLVRRRMFSTVFLSFCVVSLGLVFALGRDFFPTVDAGDIRMHMRAPTGTRIEETARLADDVEHVIRQVVPPKELHTILDNLGLPYSGINLSYSNAGTMGTLDGEIQVALNEDHQPTQGYIDKLRAVLPERFPGVEFFFQPADIVTQILNFGLPAAIDVQITGADQRGNFQVASNLLKQVRMIPGTVDTHIQQKLNEPTIHLDMDRTRLQQLNLSAANVAQNVLISLSGSSQTAPAFWFNNRNGVEYNVAVQTPQYQVSSIDELLRTPVAAPAGAGPAQSTQLLGNLVQVSPRNEFAEVTHFNIRPTIDLYVSVEGHDLGSVAVQVNKLVDEARAQLPRGSTIVMRGQVQTMRSSYIGLGVGVAMAIVLVYLLIVVNFQSWIDPLIIVSALPAALAGIVWMLFLTGTHLSVPALTGAIMTMGVATANSILMVAFARQRLTAGAPPLTAALEAGASRIRPVLMTAFAMIIGMIPMALGLGEGAEQNAPLGRAVIGGLLFATVSTLFFVPLVFAGIHGRLARRLAKAEGDNPSGDTHA, encoded by the coding sequence ATGTGGATTGTTAACGTTGCGCTTAAACGGCCATACACGTTCATCGTGATGGCCATATTGATATTGCTGGCGACGCCGTTCGTGCTGATGACGACCCCCGTCGACATCCTGCCGGACATCAACATCCCGGTCGTCAGCATTATCTGGAACTACACGGGTCTGTCCGCCGAGGACATGGCGAACCGGATCACCTCGGTCAACGAGCGCAGCCTGACCACGACCGTCAACGACATCGAGCACATCGAGTCGCAGTCGCTGCCGGGCATCGCGATCATCAAGATCTTCCTGCAGCCGACCGCCAACATCCAGACCGCGATCGCACAGACCGTCGCGATCGAGCAAGCGCAATTGAAGCAGATGCCGCCGGGCGCCACGCCGCCGCTCGTCATCAGCTATTCGGCGTCGAGCATCCCGGTGATTCAGCTTGGGCTTTCAAGCCCGAAAGAGTCGGAGCAGCAGCTCAACGACACGGCGCTCAACTTCCTGCGTCCGCAGCTCATCACGATTCCCGGTGCCGCCGTGCCGTATCCGTACGGCGGCAAATCGCGCCTGATCTCGGTCGACCTCGACACGCGCGCGCTGCTCGCCAAGGGCCTGACGCCGATCGATGTCGTCAACGCCGTCAACGCGCAGAACCTGATCCTGCCGACCGGCACCGCGAAGATCGGCGCGAAGGAATACACGATCGACATGAACGGCTCGCCTGCGACAGTGGCGGGCCTGAACGACATTCCCGTGCGCACGGTCAACGGCGCGACGACCTACCTGCGCGAAGTGGCCCACGTGCGCGACGGCTTCTCGCCGCAGACCAACGTGGTGCGCCAGGACGGCCATCGCGGCGTGCTGATCTCGATCCTGAAGAACGGCAGCGGTGCGTCGACGCTCTCGATCGTGGGCGCGCTGCGCGACCTTCTGCCGGGCGCGAAGGCGGCGCTGCCGCCGGATCTGAACATCACGCCACTGTTCGATCAGTCGGTGTTCGTGAAGGCGTCGATCGCGGGCGTGATCCGCGAAGCGCTGATTGCCGCCGCGCTGACCGCCGCGATGATCCTGCTGTTCCTCGGCAACTGGCGCAGTACCTGCATCATCGCGATTTCGATCCCGCTGTCGATCTTGTCGTCGCTGCTCGCGCTGCATGCGCTCGGGCAGACGATCAACATCATGACGCTCGGCGGCCTCGCGCTCGCGGTCGGGATACTGGTCGACGATGCGACGGTGACGATCGAAAACATCGAGCGGCACCTGCACATGGGCACCAATCTGCACGACGCGATTCTCGAGGGCGCGGGCGAAATCGCGATTCCGGCACTCGTCTCGACGCTGTGTATCTGTATCGTGTTCGTGCCGATGTTCTTCCTGACGGGCGTCGCGCGCTATCTGTTCGTGCCGCTCGCCGAAGCGGTGGTGTTCGCGATGCTCGCGTCGTACATCCTCTCGCGCACGCTCGTGCCGACGCTCGCGCTCTTGCTGATGGGCCACGCGCACAAGCCGAAGGACGGCACGAAGCCGAACGTCTTCATGCGGCTCTATCACCGCTTCGATCAGCGCTTCGAGACCATGCGCGCGGCCTACATCGTGATTCTGTCCACGCTGCTCGTGCGCCGCCGGATGTTCTCGACGGTGTTTCTCTCGTTCTGCGTCGTGTCGCTGGGCCTTGTCTTCGCGCTCGGCCGCGATTTCTTCCCGACCGTCGACGCGGGCGACATCCGCATGCACATGCGCGCGCCGACCGGCACGCGGATCGAGGAAACGGCGCGCCTCGCCGACGACGTCGAGCACGTCATCCGGCAGGTGGTGCCGCCTAAAGAGCTGCACACGATTCTCGACAACCTCGGGCTGCCGTATAGCGGCATCAATCTGTCCTACAGCAACGCGGGCACGATGGGCACGCTCGACGGCGAGATCCAGGTCGCGCTGAACGAGGACCACCAGCCGACGCAGGGCTATATCGACAAGCTGCGCGCGGTGCTGCCCGAGCGCTTCCCGGGCGTCGAGTTCTTCTTCCAGCCCGCCGACATCGTCACGCAGATCCTGAACTTCGGCCTGCCCGCGGCGATCGACGTGCAGATTACCGGCGCGGACCAGCGCGGCAATTTCCAGGTCGCGAGCAATCTGCTGAAGCAGGTGCGGATGATTCCCGGCACGGTCGATACGCACATCCAGCAGAAGCTCAATGAGCCGACCATTCATCTCGACATGGATCGCACGCGCCTCCAGCAATTGAACCTGAGCGCGGCCAACGTCGCGCAGAACGTGCTGATTTCGCTGTCGGGCAGTTCGCAGACGGCGCCGGCGTTCTGGTTCAACAACCGCAACGGCGTCGAGTACAACGTTGCGGTCCAGACGCCTCAATACCAGGTGTCGTCGATCGACGAGCTGCTGCGCACGCCGGTTGCCGCGCCCGCCGGCGCCGGACCGGCCCAGTCGACGCAATTGCTCGGCAACCTCGTGCAAGTGTCGCCGCGCAATGAATTCGCCGAAGTGACGCACTTCAACATCCGGCCTACCATCGATCTCTACGTGAGCGTGGAAGGGCACGATCTCGGCAGCGTCGCGGTGCAGGTCAACAAGCTCGTCGACGAGGCGCGCGCGCAACTGCCGCGCGGCAGCACGATCGTGATGCGCGGCCAGGTACAGACGATGCGCAGCTCCTATATCGGGCTCGGCGTCGGCGTGGCGATGGCGATCGTGCTCGTGTATCTGCTGATCGTCGTGAACTTCCAGTCGTGGATCGATCCGCTCATCATCGTGAGCGCGCTGCCGGCGGCCTTGGCGGGCATCGTCTGGATGCTGTTCCTGACGGGCACGCACCTGAGCGTGCCGGCGCTGACGGGCGCCATCATGACGATGGGTGTGGCGACCGCCAACAGTATTCTGATGGTCGCGTTCGCGCGCCAGCGGCTCACGGCCGGGGCGCCGCCATTGACGGCGGCGCTCGAAGCGGGCGCGAGCCGGATTCGTCCGGTGCTGATGACGGCATTCGCGATGATCATCGGCATGATCCCGATGGCGCTCGGTCTCGGCGAAGGCGCGGAGCAGAACGCGCCGCTCGGCCGCGCGGTGATCGGCGGTCTGCTCTTCGCGACCGTTTCCACGCTCTTTTTCGTGCCGCTCGTGTTCGCCGGCATTCATGGCCGCCTCGCGCGCCGCCTTGCGAAGGCGGAAGGTGACAACCCCAGCGGCGACACGCACGCTTGA